One genomic window of Stigmatopora nigra isolate UIUO_SnigA chromosome 13, RoL_Snig_1.1, whole genome shotgun sequence includes the following:
- the nfkbiab gene encoding nuclear factor of kappa light polypeptide gene enhancer in B-cells inhibitor, alpha b: MALHRTPGNQMDFNRESKEGKPSTDERLDSGVDSLKEEDYRAVAEEICRLQLECEPKPQKVFNCGDVETQEWKSQVTEDGDTLLHLAIIHEAKDYIKTMIQLSKNTDFLDVQNDQRQTPLHLAVITNQSDVCQRLLADGCDPTLVDDSGNMPVHIACRHGNLPCFSVLTQFCRHEHLQTMMAACNYQGQNCLHLASIHGFLSMVESLVDLGADINAKEQRNGRGGLHLAVDQQNLPLVKLLLKKGADPNLLTFGGHTPFHLTYGRNNDDIKGELFSLTRPDLRELPDSESDESEEEEDSESDDEVPYDDIQWNGH; the protein is encoded by the exons ATGGCCCTCCACAGGACCCCCGGGAACCAAATGGATTTTAACCGGGAATCCAAAGAAGGCAAGCCGTCGACGGACGAGCGGCTAGATAGCGGCGTCGACTCCCTCAAAGAGGAGGACTACCGGGCGGTAGCAGAAGAGATATGTCGCCTGCAGCTCGAATGCGAGCCGAAGCCACAAAAAGTCTTCAATTGTGGGGACGTCGAGACCCAAGAATGGAAATCGCAAGTCACCGAGGACGGCGACAC GCTACTCCACTTGGCTATCATCCACGAGGCCAAGGACTACATCAAAACAATGATACAGCTTTCTAAGAACACAGACTTCCTGGATGTCCAAAATGACCAGCGACAG ACGCCGCTTCATTTAGCAGTCATAACAAACCAGTCAGACGTGTGCCAGCGCCTCCTGGCTGACGGCTGCGATCCCACGCTGGTGGACGACAGCGGGAACATGCCCGTCCATATCGCCTGTCGCCACGGCAACCTGCCCTGCTTCAGCGTCCTTACACAGTTTTGTCGTCACGAGCATCTTCAGACAATGATGGCCGCATGCAATTACCAAG GACAGAATTGCCTCCACTTGGCCTCCATTCACGGTTTCCTCTCTATGGTGGAGTCTCTGGTGGATCTGGGAGCTGACATTAATGCAAAG GAGCAGCGCAACGGGCGCGGCGGGCTGCACCTGGCGGTGGACCAGCAGAACCTGCCCTTGGTCAAGCTGTTGCTGAAAAAAGGAGCTGACCCCAACCTCCTGACGTTTGGGGGACACACCCCCTTCCACCTAACCTACGGTCGCAACAACGATGACATCAAAGGGGAACTGTTTTCGTTGACCCGTCCCGACTTGAGGGAGCTGCCCGACAGCGAATCGGATGAAAGCGAGGAGGAAGAAGACTCCGAGTCGGATGATGAG GTGCCTTATGATGACATCCAGTGGAATGGCCATTAG
- the prorp gene encoding mitochondrial ribonuclease P catalytic subunit isoform X2: protein MTIMNLNQCLREWSSSPQLSKNNNSKTNMSRGWRDSTTRHRTDTVPNGGGQNFRSKQNPPILKSVFASGTAKRTAEFMKKKAGLISEENHHEEPARRPAGLKGILQPPEQPLSVEEWKKLKESVGSPERFDISMMGMLLKSGKELDIPKSLLSFVATEKGTVSYQLLLQYLAICVNGNHDPEVFDVYSIMRESFPSLDPGAYSLLIKSYSRTSRWPQAVTFLNEIKKVATPSPGNYGHVIAAAIRNGQPITAWELYDELLAKGRTHQQETWTSLFEGGCPSESWQQEKLLGILLYMRNNQVYPQLNLASAIKTWFERTPSQKWRGTWSSASPKGLCKSCGTELESIQLSAEEYQQLRSKVMTDIIQGRDVFNKTTPEELEEFKEFVRTKPAFDVVVDGLNVANITNDRSKQSETLLAVVSELKLQGLTILVLGRKHMLRPSKFWSRHNMKHIQEKAHCFFTENISEDDPFLLYATLHSGNHCRFVSQDLMRDHKACLPDDVTKRLFFKWQRGHQMLVHGHVALGRRVRFQSIPSFDTIVQTSGGTWHIPYDDTEDRSTYEVPQKWLCLTRIHDFITAPAKTDKT from the exons ATGACCATCATGAATCTGAATCAGTGCTTAAG GGaatggagctccagccctcagctaagcaaaaacaacaacagcaagacCAACATGTCGAGAGGATGGAGAGATAGCACCACGAGACATAGGACAGACACTGTTCCAAATGGAGGTGGTCAGAACTTTAGATCCAAGCAAAATCCTCCCATCCTCAAATCTGTGTTTGCTTCTGGGACAGCAAAGAGGACAGCAGAGTTCATGAAGAAAAAGGCAGGTTTGATCTCTGAGGAGAATCATCATGAGGAGCCTGCAAGGAGGCCAGCTGGGCTGAAAG GAATTCTGCAACCGCCTGAGCAGCCTTTATCTGTCGAGGAGTGGAAAAAACTGAAGGAGTCTGTTGGAAGTCCGGAACGATTTGACATTAGCATGATGGGAATGCTGTTGAAGTCTGGAAAGGAGTTAGATATTCCCAA GTCCTTGCTGTCATTTGTTGCCACCGAAAAAGGAACGGTGTCCTATCAGCTTCTACTGCAGTATCTGGCAATATGTGTGAACGGCAATCATGACCCAGAAGTATTTGATGTCTACAGTATAATGCGGGAAAGTTTCCCCTCTTTGGATCCTGGAGCTTATAGTCTTTTAATTAAATCTTATAGCCGCACATCAAGATGGCCCCAAGCTGTCACCTTTCTGAATGAGATCAAAAAG GTCGCCACCCCATCGCCTGGCAATTATGGCCACGTGATTGCCGCAGCCATTCGaaatggtcagccaatcactgCTTGGGAGCTTTATGATGAATTATTGGCAAAGGGTCGGACTCACCAACAAGAGACGTGGACTTCTCTGTTTGAGGGAGGGTGTCCGTCGGAGAGCTGGCAGCAAGAGAAGCTGCTGGGAATTTTGCTGTACATGAGGAACAACCAGGTTTACCCACAGCTGAATTTGGCTAGCGCCATAAAAACCTGGTTTGAACG taCTCCAAGTCAGAAGTGGAGAGGAACTTGGAGCAGCGCCTcgccaaa GGGACTGTGTAAGAGTTGTGGAACTGAGTTGGAATCCATTCAACTCAGTGCTGAAGAGTACCAACAGCTGAGAAGCAAAGTCATGACTGACATCATTCAGGGACGGGATGTTTTCAACAAGACCACACCAGAG GAACTTGAAGAATTCAAGGAATTTGTGAGGACCAAGCCAGCCTTTGACGTCGTGGTAGACGGCCTCAATGTGGCAAATATCACCAACGACAGGAGCAAGCAATCTGAGACG TTGCTGGCGGTGGTCTCGGAGCTCAAGCTACAGGGTCTTACAATCCTGGTGCTGGGCAGGAAACATATGTTGCGGCCTTCCAAATTTTGGAGCAGACACAATATGAAACACATCCAGGAAAAAGCTCATTGCTTTTTTACGGAAAATAT ATCCGAAGATGACCCCTTTTTGCTATACGCCACGTTGCATTCGGGGAATCACTGTCGTTTTGTGAGTCAGGACCTGATGAGGGACCACAAGGCGTGCTTGCCGGACGATGTCACCAAGCGACTCTTCTTCAAATGGCAAAGGGGCCATCAGATGCTCGTGCACGGACACGTGGCCCTTGGCAGGAGGGTCCGTTTTCAG AGTATTCCCAGCTTCGACACCATTGTGCAGACTTCAGGGGGGACGTGGCATATCCCCTATGACGACACAGAAGACAGGAGTACCTATGAAGTCCCGCAGAAATGGCTGTGCCTTACTAGGATTCATGACTTCATCACTGCCCCGGCAAAAACTGATAAAACATAA
- the prorp gene encoding mitochondrial ribonuclease P catalytic subunit isoform X1: MTIMNLNQCLRSGSLFNTQGSLAFLALPFTKHSPRYREWSSSPQLSKNNNSKTNMSRGWRDSTTRHRTDTVPNGGGQNFRSKQNPPILKSVFASGTAKRTAEFMKKKAGLISEENHHEEPARRPAGLKGILQPPEQPLSVEEWKKLKESVGSPERFDISMMGMLLKSGKELDIPKSLLSFVATEKGTVSYQLLLQYLAICVNGNHDPEVFDVYSIMRESFPSLDPGAYSLLIKSYSRTSRWPQAVTFLNEIKKVATPSPGNYGHVIAAAIRNGQPITAWELYDELLAKGRTHQQETWTSLFEGGCPSESWQQEKLLGILLYMRNNQVYPQLNLASAIKTWFERTPSQKWRGTWSSASPKGLCKSCGTELESIQLSAEEYQQLRSKVMTDIIQGRDVFNKTTPEELEEFKEFVRTKPAFDVVVDGLNVANITNDRSKQSETLLAVVSELKLQGLTILVLGRKHMLRPSKFWSRHNMKHIQEKAHCFFTENISEDDPFLLYATLHSGNHCRFVSQDLMRDHKACLPDDVTKRLFFKWQRGHQMLVHGHVALGRRVRFQSIPSFDTIVQTSGGTWHIPYDDTEDRSTYEVPQKWLCLTRIHDFITAPAKTDKT, encoded by the exons ATGACCATCATGAATCTGAATCAGTGCTTAAGGTCTGGATCACTTTTTAACACTCAAGGATCTTTAGCGTTCCTTGCTTTGCCTTTCACCAAACACAGTCCGCGCTACAGGGaatggagctccagccctcagctaagcaaaaacaacaacagcaagacCAACATGTCGAGAGGATGGAGAGATAGCACCACGAGACATAGGACAGACACTGTTCCAAATGGAGGTGGTCAGAACTTTAGATCCAAGCAAAATCCTCCCATCCTCAAATCTGTGTTTGCTTCTGGGACAGCAAAGAGGACAGCAGAGTTCATGAAGAAAAAGGCAGGTTTGATCTCTGAGGAGAATCATCATGAGGAGCCTGCAAGGAGGCCAGCTGGGCTGAAAG GAATTCTGCAACCGCCTGAGCAGCCTTTATCTGTCGAGGAGTGGAAAAAACTGAAGGAGTCTGTTGGAAGTCCGGAACGATTTGACATTAGCATGATGGGAATGCTGTTGAAGTCTGGAAAGGAGTTAGATATTCCCAA GTCCTTGCTGTCATTTGTTGCCACCGAAAAAGGAACGGTGTCCTATCAGCTTCTACTGCAGTATCTGGCAATATGTGTGAACGGCAATCATGACCCAGAAGTATTTGATGTCTACAGTATAATGCGGGAAAGTTTCCCCTCTTTGGATCCTGGAGCTTATAGTCTTTTAATTAAATCTTATAGCCGCACATCAAGATGGCCCCAAGCTGTCACCTTTCTGAATGAGATCAAAAAG GTCGCCACCCCATCGCCTGGCAATTATGGCCACGTGATTGCCGCAGCCATTCGaaatggtcagccaatcactgCTTGGGAGCTTTATGATGAATTATTGGCAAAGGGTCGGACTCACCAACAAGAGACGTGGACTTCTCTGTTTGAGGGAGGGTGTCCGTCGGAGAGCTGGCAGCAAGAGAAGCTGCTGGGAATTTTGCTGTACATGAGGAACAACCAGGTTTACCCACAGCTGAATTTGGCTAGCGCCATAAAAACCTGGTTTGAACG taCTCCAAGTCAGAAGTGGAGAGGAACTTGGAGCAGCGCCTcgccaaa GGGACTGTGTAAGAGTTGTGGAACTGAGTTGGAATCCATTCAACTCAGTGCTGAAGAGTACCAACAGCTGAGAAGCAAAGTCATGACTGACATCATTCAGGGACGGGATGTTTTCAACAAGACCACACCAGAG GAACTTGAAGAATTCAAGGAATTTGTGAGGACCAAGCCAGCCTTTGACGTCGTGGTAGACGGCCTCAATGTGGCAAATATCACCAACGACAGGAGCAAGCAATCTGAGACG TTGCTGGCGGTGGTCTCGGAGCTCAAGCTACAGGGTCTTACAATCCTGGTGCTGGGCAGGAAACATATGTTGCGGCCTTCCAAATTTTGGAGCAGACACAATATGAAACACATCCAGGAAAAAGCTCATTGCTTTTTTACGGAAAATAT ATCCGAAGATGACCCCTTTTTGCTATACGCCACGTTGCATTCGGGGAATCACTGTCGTTTTGTGAGTCAGGACCTGATGAGGGACCACAAGGCGTGCTTGCCGGACGATGTCACCAAGCGACTCTTCTTCAAATGGCAAAGGGGCCATCAGATGCTCGTGCACGGACACGTGGCCCTTGGCAGGAGGGTCCGTTTTCAG AGTATTCCCAGCTTCGACACCATTGTGCAGACTTCAGGGGGGACGTGGCATATCCCCTATGACGACACAGAAGACAGGAGTACCTATGAAGTCCCGCAGAAATGGCTGTGCCTTACTAGGATTCATGACTTCATCACTGCCCCGGCAAAAACTGATAAAACATAA